A genomic stretch from Asterias rubens chromosome 7, eAstRub1.3, whole genome shotgun sequence includes:
- the LOC117292587 gene encoding G protein-activated inward rectifier potassium channel 3-like: MISEEKKCRECEVIRFSRPPGHGNLKRCLSCSVSEEMEESQHTQPSLPWSESFSDVTKNGINHPRSVARSKSVQKIVYQANMRKKMKLKRLVNKDGACNVIHNTKAIYKLSFLADLFTTLIDLRWRLMLLFFSIAYIGGWAAFSGIWYGLAWWHNDLGYLSRNDTNFEPCVYNVENYVGAFLFSLETQTTIGYGFRSVTEECWIGVSVVVIQSVFSALVDAFLIGCVFAKIARPKKRAATLKFSRNAVIAERNGKMCFMFRIGDIRSSHLFDAKIKAQLIRPMITEEDECIPLYSHPMDVGGQIGEDHVLLVWPIIICHVIDEKSPLYKYSYVDLLDNSFEIVVYLEGVVEQTGLLCQARTSYLPSEIKWGHRFSSHIVSMAESDDNLSIDYSHFNVTYPVADTPRCSAQELDIKKKTGHSLKSTLANGKLRNRRNFSAPDIAALDTRKLRFSDKVDEKYAEEDSKKKDEPPEYNGIAVIVGTDTPPSTPIGSGLKKWASKESDV; encoded by the coding sequence ATGATATCAGAAGAGAAAAAGTGTCGGGAGTGTGAGGTGATACGCTTTTCTCGTCCGCCGGGGCACGGGAATTTAAAACGTTGTCTTAGCTGTTCGGTGTCAGAGGAAATGGAGGAGAGTCAGCACACACAGCCGTCTCTGCCCTGGTCAGAGAGCTTCAGCGATGTCACCAAAAACGGTATAAATCACCCTCGAAGTGTTGCGCGAAGCAAGTCCGTACAGAAAATCGTCTACCAGGCTAACATGAGAAAGAAAATGAAACTAAAGAGGCTGGTTAACAAAGATGGGGCGTGCAACGTCATCCACAACACTAAAGCTATTTACAAGTTAAGCTTTCTTGCCGACCTTTTCACTACGCTGATTGATTTGAGGTGGCGGCTAATGTTGCTGTTCTTTAGTATTGCTTATATCGGAGGCTGGGCGGCTTTCAGTGGCATTTGGTACGGTCTAGCTTGGTGGCATAATGACCTAGGCTACCTAAGCCGTAACGATACCAACTTTGAGCCGTGCGTGTACAACGTTGAAAACTATGTTGGGGCGTTCTTGTTCTCACTGGAGACACAGACCACTATTGGTTATGGTTTCCGGTCTGTAACTGAGGAGTGCTGGATCGGCGTCTCTGTGGTCGTTATCCAATCAGTATTTAGCGCATTGGTCGATGCCTTCCTCATCGGGTGTGTCTTTGCCAAAATAGCCCGTCCTAAAAAGCGTGCAGCTACCCTCAAGTTTAGCCGCAACGCCGTGATCGCAGAACGGAACGGTAAAATGTGTTTCATGTTCCGCATCGGTGACATTCGTTCGTCTCATCTGTTCGATGCTAAGATTAAGGCCCAGTTAATTCGACCAATGATCACGGAGGAAGATGAGTGTATCCCGTTATACAGCCACCCTATGGACGTCGGAGGACAAATCGGTGAGGATCATGTCCTCCTTGTCTGGCCAATCATCATCTGCCACGTCATCGACGAGAAAAGCCCACTGTATAAATACTCGTACGTTGACCTCTTAGATAACTCCTTTGAGATCGTTGTGTATCTTGAGGGTGTCGTGGAACAGACAGGACTTCTCTGTCAGGCTCGGACATCCTATCTTCCTTCAGAGATCAAGTGGGGACATCGCTTCAGCAGCCACATCGTCTCCATGGCTGAATCCGATGACAATCTAAGCATTGATTACTCCCATTTCAATGTGACCTATCCAGTTGCTGATACCCCTCGCTGTAGCGCCCAGGAACTTGACATTAAGAAGAAGACGGGACATTCCTTGAAGTCGACACTGGCAAATGGCAAGCTTAGGAACCGCAGAAATTTCTCTGCACCGGATATCGCCGCCTTAGACACCAGGAAGTTGAGATTCTCTGACAAAGTGGATGAAAAATATGCTGAGGAGGACAGTAAGAAAAAAGATGAACCACCGGAGTATAACGGCATTGCAGTTATTGTAGGGACAGATACGCCACCTTCCACACCCATAGGATCAGGGTTAAAAAAATGGGCGTCCAAAGAATCGGACGTCTGA